Proteins encoded together in one Amblyomma americanum isolate KBUSLIRL-KWMA chromosome 1, ASM5285725v1, whole genome shotgun sequence window:
- the LOC144116351 gene encoding uncharacterized protein LOC144116351 isoform X6 yields MQEHLKKRKTCQCSEQQQVCNWDIPATREPELGSESFGARDLPGEGLAELAAAAQTAVEAAASSSPSPAQQMLPVQTTLYRRQQDVRLRAQHCVSSTSAATAANDGDVNGGGIVGDLLNLPSGEQPAAEQAAQPATPTMSRQAAARMPMTKICSKQTTLTGLAKHPKTAVLCREKPKTTTANASF; encoded by the exons ATGCAAGAACatctgaagaaaagaaaaacctgccagtgcagtgaacAGCAACAG GTGTGCAACTGGGACATACCGGCCACGAGGGAGCCTGAGCTAGGCTCAGAATCCTTTGGGGCACGAGACTTGCCAGGTGAAGGGCTGgcagagctggctgcagctgcACAAACTGCAGTAGAGGCTGCTGCCTCCAGCAGTCCGAGCCCAGCACAGCAGATGCTACCAGTGCAA ACCACACTTTACAGGAGGCAGCAAGATGTGCGGCTTCGCGCTCAGCATTGTGTCTCATCGACGtcagctgccacagctgccaacgACGGAGATGTCAACGGCGGAGGCATTGTGGGCGATTTGCTGAACCTTCCAAGTGGCGAGCAACCAGCAGCAGAACAAGCGGCGCAGCCAGCCACGCCCACGATGAGCAGGCAGGCGGCAGCTCGTATGCCGATGACGAAGATTTGTTCCAAACAGACGACTTTGACCGGCTTGGCGAAACACCCGAAGACAGCAGTTCTATGTCGGGAGAAACCGAAAACGACGACGGCGAATGCGAGTTTCTAG
- the LOC144116351 gene encoding uncharacterized protein LOC144116351 isoform X1: protein MYIQHKWSGSLKNNLKSKNWRPVTMAKVYRGLLAIKPPHSFTRLPRSLKDKCHWKASEWRYWLLFYALPCCLGILPQRYLNHFALLVEAIFTLLLEELTLQQINHAGRLLEDFVSRMPALYGARLMTFNVHQLLHLAKAAKNFGPLWAHSAFVFETGNGRVLRAITSANGAPDQVIERMIMLQQVDLAMALCSVQEQARNFICTMLGHPLTLNATRVGNSYMFGACDPFPVLSTEERNSLMLSFGYVPSLEEHFRFSFRSTVLHSTRYERAKKSNSTAICTTENDFFFINRIFQVTENKTRECILLCTRVVFMESQHKLPPHIMECFRSLSGVITVLKLKDIHAPCVLFEFAEEEELYICKLPNFIERD from the exons atgtacatccaacacaagtggtccggttcactgaaaaacaatctcaagtccaagaact GGCGCCCCGTAACCATGGCCAAAGTGTACAGAGGGCTGCTGGCAATAAAGCCACCTCATTCATTCACCCGTCTGCCACGTTCGCTCAAGGACAAGTGCCACTGGAAAGCCAGCGAATGGCGGTATTGGTTGCTTTTTTATGCCCTGCCCTGCTGCTTGGGCATACTACCTCAGCGCTACCTGAACCACTTTGCATTGCTGGTTGAAGCCATATTCACCCTACTGCTGGAAGAGCTGACATTGCAGCAAATAAATCATGCAG GCCGCCTACTAGAGGACTTCGTGTCACGGATGCCAGCACTGTATGGAGCGCGGctgatgacattcaacgtccaccAGCTTCTCCACCTGGCGAAGGCTGCTAAGAACTTCGGGCCACTGTGGGCACATTCGGCATTTGTTTTTGAAACCGGGAATGGTAGGGTGCTTAGAGCAATAACATCAGCAAATGGGGCACCTGACCAGGTCATTGAAAGAATGATTATGCTGCAGCAAGTGGATTTAGCTATGGCACTTTGCAGTGTTCAGGAGCAAGCCAGAAATTTCATATGCACAATGCTGGGGCACCCACTCACTCTGAATGCCACACGTGTGGGTAACTCTTATATGTTTGGAGCTTGTGACCCATTTCCCGTGCtttcaacagaagaaagaaacagcCTTATGTTGAGCTTTGGATACGTTCCTTCTCTTGAGGAGCATTTTCGGTTTAGTTTCCGCTCCACTGTGCTGCACAGCACAAGGTATGAGAGGGCAAAGAAGAGCAACAGTACAGCTATTTGCACAACGGAGAATGATTTCTTTTTTATAAACCGCATTTTTCAGGTTACCGAAAATAAAACCAGAGAATGCATTTTGTTGTGCACTAGGGTTGTTTTCATGGAAAGCCAGCACAAGCTACCTCCGCACATCATGGAATGCTTTCGATCTCTTTCAGGTGTTATTACTGTATTGAAACTGAAAGACATCCATGCGCCATGTGTGTTGTTTGAATTTGCGGAAGAAGAGGAACTGTACATTTGCAAGCTGCCAAACTTCATTGAGCGTGATTAA
- the LOC144116351 gene encoding uncharacterized protein LOC144116351 isoform X2, whose amino-acid sequence MAKVYRGLLAIKPPHSFTRLPRSLKDKCHWKASEWRYWLLFYALPCCLGILPQRYLNHFALLVEAIFTLLLEELTLQQINHAGRLLEDFVSRMPALYGARLMTFNVHQLLHLAKAAKNFGPLWAHSAFVFETGNGRVLRAITSANGAPDQVIERMIMLQQVDLAMALCSVQEQARNFICTMLGHPLTLNATRVGNSYMFGACDPFPVLSTEERNSLMLSFGYVPSLEEHFRFSFRSTVLHSTRYERAKKSNSTAICTTENDFFFINRIFQVTENKTRECILLCTRVVFMESQHKLPPHIMECFRSLSGVITVLKLKDIHAPCVLFEFAEEEELYICKLPNFIERD is encoded by the exons ATGGCCAAAGTGTACAGAGGGCTGCTGGCAATAAAGCCACCTCATTCATTCACCCGTCTGCCACGTTCGCTCAAGGACAAGTGCCACTGGAAAGCCAGCGAATGGCGGTATTGGTTGCTTTTTTATGCCCTGCCCTGCTGCTTGGGCATACTACCTCAGCGCTACCTGAACCACTTTGCATTGCTGGTTGAAGCCATATTCACCCTACTGCTGGAAGAGCTGACATTGCAGCAAATAAATCATGCAG GCCGCCTACTAGAGGACTTCGTGTCACGGATGCCAGCACTGTATGGAGCGCGGctgatgacattcaacgtccaccAGCTTCTCCACCTGGCGAAGGCTGCTAAGAACTTCGGGCCACTGTGGGCACATTCGGCATTTGTTTTTGAAACCGGGAATGGTAGGGTGCTTAGAGCAATAACATCAGCAAATGGGGCACCTGACCAGGTCATTGAAAGAATGATTATGCTGCAGCAAGTGGATTTAGCTATGGCACTTTGCAGTGTTCAGGAGCAAGCCAGAAATTTCATATGCACAATGCTGGGGCACCCACTCACTCTGAATGCCACACGTGTGGGTAACTCTTATATGTTTGGAGCTTGTGACCCATTTCCCGTGCtttcaacagaagaaagaaacagcCTTATGTTGAGCTTTGGATACGTTCCTTCTCTTGAGGAGCATTTTCGGTTTAGTTTCCGCTCCACTGTGCTGCACAGCACAAGGTATGAGAGGGCAAAGAAGAGCAACAGTACAGCTATTTGCACAACGGAGAATGATTTCTTTTTTATAAACCGCATTTTTCAGGTTACCGAAAATAAAACCAGAGAATGCATTTTGTTGTGCACTAGGGTTGTTTTCATGGAAAGCCAGCACAAGCTACCTCCGCACATCATGGAATGCTTTCGATCTCTTTCAGGTGTTATTACTGTATTGAAACTGAAAGACATCCATGCGCCATGTGTGTTGTTTGAATTTGCGGAAGAAGAGGAACTGTACATTTGCAAGCTGCCAAACTTCATTGAGCGTGATTAA